From Myxococcus stipitatus, the proteins below share one genomic window:
- the rplO gene encoding 50S ribosomal protein L15 produces the protein MSTLHGLKRPSRSWHRKKRVGRGQGSGLGKTAGRGGKGQKARTGNMRFEGFEGGQSPLQRRLPKFGFNSPNRTVYAVVNLADVEAHFDAGATVDEAGLKKAGLVKGRYDGVKLLAQGELTKKVTVRVHKASEAAKSAVEKAGGAVDVLPLMAHKPESAAKAHAGKGVKAPRQPQA, from the coding sequence ATGAGCACTCTGCATGGTTTGAAGCGTCCCTCGCGCTCGTGGCACCGCAAGAAGCGGGTGGGCCGCGGCCAGGGTTCCGGCCTGGGCAAGACGGCCGGTCGTGGTGGCAAGGGTCAGAAGGCTCGTACCGGCAACATGCGGTTCGAGGGCTTCGAGGGCGGTCAGAGCCCGCTCCAGCGCCGCCTGCCGAAGTTCGGCTTCAACTCCCCCAACCGCACGGTGTACGCGGTGGTGAACCTCGCCGACGTGGAGGCCCACTTCGACGCGGGCGCCACGGTGGACGAGGCTGGCCTGAAGAAGGCGGGGCTGGTGAAGGGCCGCTACGACGGCGTGAAGCTGCTGGCCCAGGGCGAGCTGACCAAGAAGGTCACCGTCCGGGTCCACAAGGCCTCCGAGGCCGCCAAGTCGGCGGTCGAGAAGGCGGGTGGGGCGGTGGACGTCCTCCCGCTCATGGCGCACAAGCCGGAGTCGGCGGCCAAGGCCCACGCGGGCAAGGGCGTCAAGGCTCCCCGGCAGCCCCAGGCCTGA